Proteins encoded together in one Marinobacter sp. Arc7-DN-1 window:
- a CDS encoding PilZ domain-containing protein, with product MGPGFGARSGILTLTIKDKAVLYAAYMPYIRQGGLFIPTQKQYQLGDEVFLLLNLMDEPEKIPVAGKVIWITPKGAQGNRAAGIGVQFNGDDETARTKIESYLAGSLSSDRPTHTM from the coding sequence ATGGGGCCCGGATTCGGTGCGCGCAGTGGCATTCTCACCCTGACGATAAAAGACAAGGCCGTATTGTACGCGGCCTATATGCCATACATTCGCCAGGGCGGTCTGTTTATCCCGACCCAGAAACAGTACCAGTTGGGGGATGAGGTGTTCCTGCTGCTGAACCTGATGGACGAGCCTGAGAAAATTCCCGTGGCCGGCAAGGTTATCTGGATTACACCGAAGGGTGCCCAGGGCAACCGCGCTGCGGGAATCGGGGTTCAGTTCAACGGTGATGATGAAACCGCACGCACCAAAATCGAATCCTACCTGGCAGGCTCACTGAGTTCCGATCGGCCAACACACACCATGTGA
- a CDS encoding DNA polymerase III subunit delta', which produces MTDIAQDMPWLKRAWRTVQSRVAGDRLPHALILAGERGVGKRAWAEAVAGLLLCDKPLNRDSGQPIACGHCKQCELFAASSHPDVRVYGPEKSRMVKVDQIRALSSFAVASPQVAHHKVAIIDRADQLNINAANALLKTLEEPLPDVTLILLQETGRPVIPTIRSRCQILTIPVPGNEDANHWLTSRVQELAEDARPSADVLARALMLSGNAPRLAFDYATGDFIGLRDAALERFKEFMKSRIAVGEAAKAFKALGLEDTLWLFETWAADLARLIAGGTPQDTDAADMLGFLAKTNPPWRAHELLDMVKESRAAGVYNVSPELEASRLLIAWQKLMPVKRPARRD; this is translated from the coding sequence GTGACTGATATTGCCCAAGACATGCCCTGGCTCAAGCGTGCCTGGCGAACGGTACAGAGCCGGGTGGCCGGGGACAGGCTCCCCCACGCTCTGATTCTCGCCGGGGAGCGGGGTGTCGGCAAGCGCGCCTGGGCAGAGGCCGTGGCCGGGTTGCTGCTTTGTGACAAGCCGCTGAACAGGGATTCAGGCCAGCCGATTGCCTGTGGTCACTGCAAGCAGTGCGAGCTTTTCGCGGCATCCAGCCACCCGGATGTCCGTGTCTATGGGCCAGAGAAATCCCGCATGGTCAAGGTGGATCAGATCAGGGCGCTCTCGTCCTTTGCAGTCGCGTCGCCCCAGGTGGCGCATCACAAGGTGGCCATCATTGATCGTGCGGATCAACTGAATATCAACGCGGCGAACGCATTACTCAAGACGCTGGAAGAGCCGTTACCCGACGTCACCCTGATCCTTTTGCAGGAGACCGGCCGCCCGGTCATTCCCACAATTCGCTCCCGCTGCCAGATACTGACCATTCCGGTGCCCGGTAACGAGGATGCGAACCACTGGCTGACCAGCCGGGTTCAGGAACTTGCCGAAGACGCGAGGCCATCTGCCGATGTGCTGGCCAGGGCCCTTATGCTGTCCGGTAACGCGCCCAGACTGGCTTTTGACTATGCAACCGGGGACTTCATTGGTCTGCGGGATGCGGCCCTGGAGCGGTTCAAGGAATTCATGAAGTCACGAATTGCCGTGGGGGAGGCCGCCAAGGCGTTCAAGGCCCTGGGGCTGGAAGATACGCTCTGGCTGTTCGAAACCTGGGCGGCGGATCTGGCCCGGCTTATCGCCGGGGGCACACCACAGGACACCGATGCGGCCGATATGCTCGGATTCCTGGCAAAAACGAATCCGCCCTGGCGAGCTCACGAATTGCTGGATATGGTAAAAGAATCGAGAGCCGCCGGTGTTTACAATGTCAGTCCGGAACTGGAAGCCAGCCGACTGCTGATAGCCTGGCAGAAGCTGATGCCTGTCAAGCGCCCGGCCCGGCGGGACTAG